One region of Deltaproteobacteria bacterium genomic DNA includes:
- a CDS encoding transcriptional repressor — translation MKAQLNEQELKQVLVDAGVGLTAQRIAIARYVLVEGDHPTASEVLENVSKVLSMVSKATVYNTLSLFVEAGLLVEVSGGAQDPVRYDGNTKAHHHLRDHRTGRLIDIPYEDIEIANLDALKKRYNATRLTVIIEGEPAGG, via the coding sequence GTATTGGTTGATGCAGGCGTGGGGCTCACGGCTCAGCGGATTGCCATTGCTCGCTATGTGCTGGTGGAGGGAGATCATCCCACGGCCAGCGAAGTTCTAGAGAATGTGTCGAAGGTGTTGTCTATGGTTTCCAAGGCAACGGTCTACAACACTTTGAGTCTTTTTGTAGAAGCGGGTCTACTCGTTGAGGTGAGCGGCGGGGCTCAAGATCCGGTTCGTTATGACGGCAACACTAAAGCTCATCACCATTTGCGAGACCATCGGACGGGTCGATTAATCGACATACCGTACGAAGATATAGAAATCGCAAATCTTGATGCGTTGAAAAAGCGTTATAATGCGACGCGACTCACAGTCATTATCGAAGGAGAGCCCGCAGGCGGGTAA